The genomic region ctttgttcttcctttgttttGAGACAGCCGAGAAAAAAGGAACAAGCTTTTTGGTGTTGGAGATCACCAATCCTTAGCAAACCGAAATGGGTATGTGCTGTTTTTAACGTTTCGGTTCTCGCGTGTTCTGTTCTTTGATTTCTGTTGTCTGCCTCCTTCCCCGTGATTATATTTTCTCTGCACTCCCAATTGGAGGACCGGAAaatcatgttttttattttttttatttttaaatttctcttatattttttgggtttacaagtaattttctttttctttttttccgaTTGGTTACAATGGTTCTGTTCGTCTCTCCAATTGGTTCTTTTTTATTCCCTCCAACCtttttgtctaattttatttttcatatttttgggtGGCTTTCTGCAGAAGTTAACATGAGCTTTTCACACGACATGGATGACGATGACGAGTACGAGAAACTCATCCGGCGAATGAACCCACCAAGGTATAAGCAAAAATCACACCTCAAGTTCCTCAAATATTTACCCTATCTCTTCTTGAGATTTACGCCTCTTCGTTCGATGTTGTTTTTTCTCAGGGTTGTAATCGACAACGAAGCCTGCAAGAATGCGACGGTGATAAGGGTACGTCTGCCTTCTGTTTGATTTCTTATCTTGTTATGCGTCTTTTTTGGTGTCCTTATTGTTATGGAAGTTTTGGTGCTTAATCTGTTACTTCGGACGCAGGTGGACAGTGCAAACAAATATGGAATCCTTTTGGAAGTTGTACAAGTACTTACTGATCTTAACCTTATCGTGACGAAAGCCTACATATCTTCGGATGGCGGCTGGTTCATGGATGGTAAAAATGCTCTTACAATCCTGTCATCACTGTAAAAAGTGTGTCCTTTTTTGTTCGAGGTAGAAATTGATTCTGTGATTTGTTGTGTAATCAGTTTTTAATGTCACTGACCACGATGGAAACAAGGTTACAGATGAAGAAGTTTTGGATTATATTCAAAAGGTAATTTGTGTTTGACATTTGTTTTTGCCGTTTCTGCGGCGATTGATGTGAAATGATACTAATTTCTCACTTGATTTTCAGTCTCTTGGTCCAGAGGCATGCTTTGCATCTTCAATGAGATCTGTCGGTGTGAAACAATCAATGGATAGCACTGTAATTGAGCTAACTGGAAGTGACAGACCGGGATTACTCTCCGAAGTGAGTGCTGTCCTCACCAATCACAAATGCAATGTAGTGAGTGCCGAAGTCTGGACGCACAACACAAGGGCTGCATCGGTGATGCATGTTACTGATGAGGAGACGGGGTTGGCAATTAACGACCCTCAGAGGTTAGCTAGGATTAAGGAATTACTCTGCAATGTGCTAAAGGGCAGCAACAAAGCCAGAGGAGCTAGGACTGTTGTCTCTCACGCTGTTACGCACACTGACAGGAGGCTTCACCAAATGATGTTTGCAGATAGGGATTACGAACGAGTTGATGACGGTGTCTTGGATGACAAGCAAAGGCCGGATGTGAGCGTTGTTAATTGGCATGACAAATACTACTCGGTGGTCACTATTCGGAGCAAAGACAGGCCAAAGCTTCTCTTCGACACGGTTTGCACTTTGACAGACATGCAGTATGTGGTTTTTCATGCTAATATTGACGCTGAGGGTCCGGAAGCTTATCAGGTTTGCGATTTTCGCTTTTTCAACTTGAATATGATCGTGTTTTTGGGACGTGCGGTGAGACCAGCCTTAATTAACTTGCCTAATTACTGTTTTTGGTTTCGGTCGTAGGAATACTATATCAGACATGTAGATGGATCTCCTGTGAAATCAGATGCAGAGAGACAAAGAGTGATACAATGCCTCGAGGCGGCTATTGAGAGAAGAGTATCTGAGGTTAGTTGGgctattttatttcaaagtttttgcTTGTCTCCTTGTTTTTTTGGCTGGAAAGTACACATTTGAGGTTTTTAATATCTCCAATTGGCAATTCATGACAAGGAGTgatataaaatttgattttcttaTGTTGTAACCTAGTCATTGTACTCGTATAATTTCGAGTCAAATTGTAATTTTAAATCCATGGATGTCGACCCTTGTGTCTCATTATGTTCCATTGCACTCTGATTCTTTCATGAATCTGTCGTTAGGTTAAGAGTgttgtttttttaaattcattttcaGAGAGACTCCGTTGATTTATGGACAACTAATCTTTGTTTCTTCCTTGTTCAGGGCTTGAAGC from Pyrus communis chromosome 4, drPyrComm1.1, whole genome shotgun sequence harbors:
- the LOC137732158 gene encoding ACT domain-containing protein ACR4-like, giving the protein MEVNMSFSHDMDDDDEYEKLIRRMNPPRVVIDNEACKNATVIRVDSANKYGILLEVVQVLTDLNLIVTKAYISSDGGWFMDVFNVTDHDGNKVTDEEVLDYIQKSLGPEACFASSMRSVGVKQSMDSTVIELTGSDRPGLLSEVSAVLTNHKCNVVSAEVWTHNTRAASVMHVTDEETGLAINDPQRLARIKELLCNVLKGSNKARGARTVVSHAVTHTDRRLHQMMFADRDYERVDDGVLDDKQRPDVSVVNWHDKYYSVVTIRSKDRPKLLFDTVCTLTDMQYVVFHANIDAEGPEAYQEYYIRHVDGSPVKSDAERQRVIQCLEAAIERRVSEGLKLELCTTDRVGLLSDVTRIFRENSLTVTRAEVATKAGKAVNTFYVRDASGYPVDSKTIESIRQVIGQTILKVKGNPEDTKPGSEESPTRFLFGGLFKSRSFVNFKLIRSYS